A region of the Procambarus clarkii isolate CNS0578487 chromosome 29, FALCON_Pclarkii_2.0, whole genome shotgun sequence genome:
ctggttcgatcttctagaGTCTTTGTATCTGGTATTTTTGACTTGAGTCTATCACCATCTGTGTGattatcaggtggcttcgttaatGGTGTCCTACCTGCATGCTTCGTCTTCGAAGTATGAAGGtaggacagtatgaagtttcctggcagtcctccCATTTCTTTTTTGTCTCTTCTTAGGTGTACTTTTCTTTCTGTTAAGGTGGTCTTGTTCTCTGGAGGTcgggtcagggagcttcatgctctcctctggcgcatGGGTTTCTACTCTTTTGGATCTGGTGATAGGTTTGTTTGTTTacagctgtctccttcttttctggtgaagaatgagatggcTGCTTTCCAGAGAGGtcgttgggttgttgatgcttggttggtcaggccgggggtgcatcatatgTTGTGTCCGGTTGGCACTTTCCGCCATTATTTACCCGCCACGGCATCTGTGTCCAAggacgtgctttgggttgatccggtttcccttcttccctgttccagggttcggaTCTCTCAGGTTGTTCGCGGGGTTattcggtctagccagcctgttgcctatccctgtgcccatgacattcgtaagtttgctgctcttcttgccgtcttcggtaacatgtcttgggctgacattcaggcatggggcttttggcggtcgaacaaggTCCTGGCTGCGCGCTATCTGGTCGTTGTTCCTGGGCCTATTCGGACCTGTGTTACTTTGGGTCGGCGgtagcagccagttgtctcgaattCGTGTTGAGGAGCGAGTGCCAACTGCCTtttgggtaagtccctcttgttttcgtctttttggtaagtagctccggggagccaaaggggctctccccagaaaaccaacattgaatgtgatgaaatgccattttttgtGGGCAAGACCCGGAGGTTCCCTGGCATCCCTtcagtcggcgtttttttcgcgtgttttgacatccagcctctgaACTGAAAGTGTGGGTAGTTTGcgtgagggggtctggagctcccctttccccctcccagggggagGGGGCGCTGCGCAGACGGAGGCACGGCATatggtgatgtcatgcttgtttgttcgtttttctttggggagttctgtctactCGTTTGACTTTTcagtagtagtttcaaccagaataggtgtttgttttgggatgcttacctttctgggtgcctgacccagtcgttggaagacatagaatgctccaaatcacatgtgcaattctataggccattgctcctcatgcctctctgagggggtcaggttctggctcatggtctccagtaggcctaagaactccattcacactgactgatgccaaagtctaatatatccatatcagcctggatagctctgggggagcctctgggtctcacccagaaaatggcatttcattacattcactgctgttttttttttaattttgtataaTAGTAAGTGTTGATGGCCAaaatgaggaggaggaagctGGCCTGTGtatagtcaagcctggcctggctcgggggagtagaagaactcccgaaaccctctccaggtatgatgTCAACAGTTGGTGCAGGTGAGGACTGGTATGAGGGTTTGTTGGGTTAGATATGCATTAATCAGTGGATTTGGTCTCAGTTTCTTTTATGTGGAGCTAAAGTGGTGAGTTAAGTTAATCTCAGTATTTCTTTCTTCACTTTGTTAAATTCATTcctctttttagttatgtgttctaATCTATTATAATCTATAATCTATTATAATCACTAGGTCCTAATCTATTTTTTTTGTTGATTTCTTCAACACTGAATGTAGTTGATCCATCTAGTTTTCATCATTTTAAGAGATTTGTTGCAAAATGAAAGGTGGTGTTGCACTCTGCAAGGTTCTTGTATTGGTTGTTGTGGTTTGTGATTGTGGGGTACACTACCTGTGTACCCTAACTTAATTCTACAAATTGTTTAGATAAATGTAAGTTTATCATTGTTTATTGCAGAATGTGAAACAAGAGCAGGCAAGAGCATTATCTTCAGGGGACCATGCTGAACCTTCAGGAAGTGATGCTAGTTTCATAAACAAGTCTTCAGGTCTTCAGACAGGATCTCAGAAGCATGGTCCTGTCAGCCACACTATTGATCATACAATTCAGCAACCTGGATCATCCAGGCAAAGTATCCAAGGAGTACCATTATCTCGGGCCAATGTTGGTCATCCTTTGGCATCTAAATACAATTTCACATCTGAAAATCCCTCAAATCTTGGGCTTCAAAATACAGATACAAGACCGCTTCCTCTCGTTTCCTTACCACAAACCACTCGCAGCACTTCTAcagtgacacacctgccaccgtgCAAGCCCATGAGGCATCTGTCAATGACACAAACACAAAGCAGGATTCAAGAACCATTATCAGAATTGCACCTACAAAATAATGACCATGACAGTCCTCAAGGATTATATGTTTCAAATAGCTTAAGTTCTGAATGTAAAAAAGGTTACCCAAATCAGATGGCAGCATTACCAATAACATATACAACAGCTCGAAGCCAGTCAGATATTCAGAGTGAAGATGGTATTTATGAACCACAGAGTGAACCCCGGTCTGCACAAGGACACCAAGGGATGAATAAAACACATCATGAGCCACGCGAACAAATTCATCATGAACAAGATAATAAAAATGCCTTTAGAGAAGTTCATAAAAATAGTTCTCCTATATTTCATCAAAAAGATGAATCAACGTCAAGCCTCTGTAACCCAAAAGCTGCTGTCCGCAGTAGTTTTCATACTGGATCAGAATTCCTGGTGCCTAATTCTAAACAGATAAGAATACAAACTCGGTTGGAGCAAGACAGTCATCAGACGAAGCCTTCGGCAAGGATAGCTCCTGTTCAGATTCAGTCTTCAAATAATCTTTTGCCGATTTCTGACCTTTCACATAGTTCTTCCAATGTTTTACCTTTATATCAAATTCCAAAAGATTATAGAATTACTCCATCTTTGCATAACATTCCAGCAGCTTCTGAAGACGTATTGCCACGGAATCAACTTCCCAATGATTCACGGCTGCATCAAACTTCACAGCGTTTGACTGATCGAGTGCTGAGTGAGAATATTCAAGAAGGTAATTTACCTGTAGAGTCAAAGGTTTATTCTGATAAAGCCTTAGCCTTGAGCATTGACAACGAAGATTCAAATTTAGGAATAAATATTGGTTCCAGTGACACAAAAAGTGGTTCACTGGTGGAGAAATCTACTCCAGAAAACCGaagaaacagacagacacacgaaCCTAACGTCATTGTTGTTGACATTGATGACATTGATGACAATGATTCATCCATGAGTATTGATCTCACTCAGTCTGACACAGAATCTTTACAAACGAATAGAATAAACAATGTAGATGCAAATATAAGCTGTGACAAAGATAATGAGCTCATAAAGGGGTTACAGACAGAAGAGCAAATTAATGTTGCTGATGAAACTAGAGGTAATTTAGCTCCAGTCAAAAAAACAGATGTGTTAGGCAAGAGAAAGAGAAATATTACTGAGAAATCAATTGAAGAAATGAATAAAAGTGTTGAAAATCCTAACAAATATTTGAAGAAAGTTCATCTAAGTGAGTCGTCCAAGttacagagtgagagagaaaaaTCTTCAAATGAGCAAGTTATGAATACTGATTCTAAAGCAAATGAAAGTAAATATTCAACAGTAAAACCAATTTCCCTAAAAGAAACTTTAAGAGACTGGAGATATAAAAGTTGTTCAATAGCTGTTGAAAGATTACCCTCAGCTTTATTAAATAAAGCTAGTGAGGGTAAAGTAATCATATCGGATGAAAATAAGAGCATAACACTGCAATCTCCAGTGTCTGAAGTCAATAAGACACCATCTCCAGATGGTATAAATGTTCCAGTTAAGAATAGTTTGCTTAtgctggatgatgatgatgatgacgatttACCAGATATAAACATGCCTCTGGTCAGTAAGAAGCATACTTCTCATTCTCCTTTGTTGCATAGTTCAGAGTCCACTGAatcaaaaatgaaaataaatgacCATTCTAGAAATGCAAAAGTAATTAAGAGAAGAGACAGCGAGGGCAGCTTTAGAACAAGTAAGATAAATGCGCCTGGAAGGAGACACGAGCGTCAAAGCTCACACGATTCTCTTCAGAGTACTGATGCAGCAGCAGATCAGGCTTTGCCTCAGGGAAGAGATATTATGGACAAGGTTGAACCATCATCTACAAGCGGTGAGAAGAGCAGGCTTCTTGATCAGGCTTGTTATAATAACATATCAAGTGCCATAAGGAAAACTACTGATTCAGTTTTCAATACATCAGAAGCTTCAATATCTAGAAAGAAAAAGTGCAGTAAATTGGACTCTTCAGCAGAAAGAATAAGTACAAGAAAAACATCTGATACAGCTTTTAATATATCAGAAGCTTCTACAGCTATAAAGAAAAACAGCAATGAATACATCTCGCCAGCAGAAAGAATAAGTACTGGACAAAATTGCATTGATGATGCAAGCACTTCTGATGTCCTTATAAATTCTGGCCTTCCtccaaatattaaaataaaaaaggaaaaaattgaagagcTTTGTTTGGAAAAGATTAAAATAAAGAAAGAGAAAGTGGACAACGAGAATAGTGATATTAAGGTTAAGATTGAACGTGATGAAAATTCTGAACATGTACTCGAAAAAGAATTGGAGGAGGACGATGTTATTTGCATATATTCCCAAGTGGATGAAACTATATGGGTTTCGAGTGACGAAGAGGAGTCAACATCACAAGATATCTCCTTTGGTCCTATGCCCTCAAGTCCAGACTTGGATATTGAGGACCTGTTTAGAGAAGACGAAGAACAAAAACAGAACCAGGTTAGCACAAACCTCTCAAAGAATGATATACCAGAGGAAGAAGTTGCAAATGAtgacctttggttcccagttctgtcTCAATCCTTTTTTGATGATGACATTGAGAGAAAGGGATCTAAATCTACTTCTGATATGAATTTTCAAGAATCTTTGCCTGGTCCAAGtggaataaatacaaataaagttaatgataatgatgatgatgatgatgatgatgatttaaGTACCAGTAAATGGTGGCCAGTCCTTTCACAAGACTTTTTACATGAAATAAATAATGATAAGGTAGCTTGTGCATCTAAAGATAATCAAGCACCTCCAGACTGCTCTAGAAATCTTAATGCTATTATTGAAAAATTAGGAAATAAAAACAAACGAACCGCTCAGCTGACAGATCCCAAAATGCCACCGCCACGAACAAAAAGTAATAACCTTAGGAAAAGAAGCAGATCGCAAGAGTATTATGGAGTAAAATCACATCGTGATAGTTCTGATTATTTGTTTGATAGGAGGAGTAAAGATACTCGACATGAGAGGAGGAATGAGGAACCAGTTTCAAAGATTAAGAAATCTGAGGAGAAGTTTACCAGGCGAAGAACTATGTCTACTCCACCACAAAGAATGAAACACAGAAAAAGTTCGCACTTGAGGGAAAATTTAACCACTAAATTTAATCTTAAACCATATAAAGCAACAATGGAACACAAACCTAGGGAGAAACATCATCTTGTTCCAAAAGTAAAAAAGGAACACCAAACAGCCAAAGATGATGACAAAAGAAAAGCTGTTAACAGAAAATCACACCTAGTAATTGATCAACCACGTGCTGGTGAAAACATTTCTATTCAAAAAAAGAATGTACAAAAGGAGTGTCAGCCTCAAGAGAAACCTCGAACTAAAGTAGCAGCCAAAGTCACAAGAAAAACACGCTCTGAGAGATTGATTGATGTCGATATTTTTTCATCTTCTATAGTACCCTCccacaaaaataaaaaatcaagTTATAAGATTCCCAAAAATTCTGAAAAGGATGCCATCCCCAAAAACTCTGAAAAGGATGCCACCAAGATAACGAAATCGAACGTTATTGCTCCTGAAGTTGGCCTTGTCTTAACAAAATCTAGTAAAAACATGTCAAGTAATATATTACCCCCTGTGAAGGAACCACAGAATAAAGTTGTTCTACCAGATAGTGACCAAGAAAATACAACCTTGCTCTTTCAGACCGATAAAGAAAACAAAATCTTTAACAATAATGGAGAAAAACCTCAAGGAAGTACAGGGATATTAAAATTGGCTTTTGAAACACACGACACCAAAAAGAAAAAAGTACATTTTCCATCTAATTCTGAGGATCTTGTCAGTACTTTGGCTATATCACCTCGCAAAGACTGCAATAGGATCGGAATACCAGAAGTGAGAGCACGAGAGGTTCTGCCCAAAGAACTTGTAATGTGGAAGAATCCCATTCCTCCAAATTTCATGGATCACTTCATCTATCATATATGCCGGTGGAATTATGACTGGCTAGAGGTTTACAAACTTGATCAgcagaaacgtgaaataagtgGTAAAGGTTGTTCACGCCCACCACCAGTAGTCACCAGTACCAATTACCCAACTCTAATACTATACAATTCCTTTGATGATTATAAAGAAATATTCAGCAATCTCATGTACTTAGAGATTTGGGAGAGCATTTATCAAGATTGGATGAAGTACAAACATAGTAACATATGGCTGCCCACACAAGTAGATGGGGTGAGAGAAGCTTTTGTTGAAACTGGTAGAAATCCACTTAAATTTTGGACTCTGAATATGTTTACATTAATTGCACAAGATCAAAGCAACAAAGGGCTACATCCTAGGCAAGGGTCACTTATCTCTCTCAGAATTCAAGAGGGTGTTAAAAAGATGCACATCTTTGGCCATGTGGAATTTTTCCAAAAAAAGCGTAAGCGTATGATATCAAGAGAATTGGAACAAGCGTGTCCCTATGGTGAAGTATGCCTTATGATGGTTGTGCGAGTAGCCAAAGAAGTTATTCAGAAAGTTAGAAGTGGCAAAATTATTCTGATCAGTAATGTGTCATATATTCGACCAAGCACTCGCACATGGGAGGGATTATGTAAACTACCTTGCTCTCCTCTTTGTCAGGCAATCCTGCAACCAAGCAAAGATGTCTTTAAATGTGAATATGAGTATGGCCAATATTTAGTTGATGGGATGTCCCTCAATGATGTACAAGTACAGGCAGTTAGAGAGGTCAGTAGTAAGTGTGTGTCTAGTTATCACATGCCAAAAATGAGTCTGATCCATGGTCCACCTGGCACAGGCAAAACTCGCACGATCACAGCTCTCATAGCTCAGATTGTGAAGTTGTCTTCTGTTAGAAAGTTAAAATTTTGCCGTATTTTGGTGTGTGCCCCATCTAATGCTGCAGTTGATGAGCTGACATTACGACTCATCAAGCTTCGGGAAATTGGCATAGCTTTACGTGTTGTGCGAGTTGGTGTCAAAGGAAGTATCAACCATGAAATCAAGAACTGCACTCTAGATTCATTTGttgaaaaacaaattaaaatgGAACTTTCATCACCTAAAAATGTTTCCGCCAAGCAGGAGTGGGATCGAAGGAGTGCCACCGTGAAAGAGGCTGCAGACAAACTGCAAGAGGCCAGAAAGGCAAATGTAAATAAGGCGATCTTAACCCAAATGGAAATTCGTCTGAATCAACTAGTTCGATCAAAATGTGACTTTGAGAGAAGTTTTCGTTCACAGCCAACGGCACAAGAAAGATATGAGCTACAACAAAAGTGGCAGCATCAAATTCTTATCAATGCACAAGTCATAACAACAACCCTCGGAGG
Encoded here:
- the LOC123765001 gene encoding uncharacterized protein isoform X3 produces the protein MEFHLLRLGTNKRYILNPQQDRFLIGRNNSCDFIFTSPHISRQHCEIQRVPPNGTLIIKNLKGTNSTYVDDLHLQDVTRYAELRKGCKIGLGVPLSHVEDGIANNNYVFLQLCQSQPTEDSINVKQEQARALSSGDHAEPSGSDASFINKSSGLQTGSQKHGPVSHTIDHTIQQPGSSRQSIQGVPLSRANVGHPLASKYNFTSENPSNLGLQNTDTRPLPLVSLPQTTRSTSTVTHLPPCKPMRHLSMTQTQSRIQEPLSELHLQNNDHDSPQGLYVSNSLSSECKKGYPNQMAALPITYTTARSQSDIQSEDGIYEPQSEPRSAQGHQGMNKTHHEPREQIHHEQDNKNAFREVHKNSSPIFHQKDESTSSLCNPKAAVRSSFHTGSEFLVPNSKQIRIQTRLEQDSHQTKPSARIAPVQIQSSNNLLPISDLSHSSSNVLPLYQIPKDYRITPSLHNIPAASEDVLPRNQLPNDSRLHQTSQRLTDRVLSENIQEGNLPVESKVYSDKALALSIDNEDSNLGINIGSSDTKSGSLVEKSTPENRRNRQTHEPNVIVVDIDDIDDNDSSMSIDLTQSDTESLQTNRINNVDANISCDKDNELIKGLQTEEQINVADETRGNLAPVKKTDVLGKRKRNITEKSIEEMNKSVENPNKYLKKVHLSESSKLQSEREKSSNEQVMNTDSKANESKYSTVKPISLKETLRDWRYKSCSIAVERLPSALLNKASEGKVIISDENKSITLQSPVSEVNKTPSPDGINVPVKNSLLMLDDDDDDDLPDINMPLVSKKHTSHSPLLHSSESTESKMKINDHSRNAKVIKRRDSEGSFRTSKINAPGRRHERQSSHDSLQSTDAAADQALPQGRDIMDKVEPSSTSGEKSRLLDQACYNNISSAIRKTTDSVFNTSEASISRKKKCSKLDSSAERISTRKTSDTAFNISEASTAIKKNSNEYISPAERISTGQNCIDDASTSDVLINSGLPPNIKIKKEKIEELCLEKIKIKKEKVDNENSDIKVKIERDENSEHVLEKELEEDDVICIYSQVDETIWVSSDEEESTSQDISFGPMPSSPDLDIEDLFREDEEQKQNQVSTNLSKNDIPEEEVANDDLWFPVLSQSFFDDDIERKGSKSTSDMNFQESLPGPSGINTNKVNDNDDDDDDDDLSTSKWWPVLSQDFLHEINNDKVACASKDNQAPPDCSRNLNAIIEKLGNKNKRTAQLTDPKMPPPRTKSNNLRKRSRSQEYYGVKSHRDSSDYLFDRRSKDTRHERRNEEPVSKIKKSEEKFTRRRTMSTPPQRMKHRKSSHLRENLTTKFNLKPYKATMEHKPREKHHLVPKVKKEHQTAKDDDKRKAVNRKSHLVIDQPRAGENISIQKKNVQKECQPQEKPRTKVAAKVTRKTRSERLIDVDIFSSSIVPSHKNKKSSYKIPKNSEKDAIPKNSEKDATKITKSNVIAPEVGLVLTKSSKNMSSNILPPVKEPQNKVVLPDSDQENTTLLFQTDKENKIFNNNGEKPQGSTGILKLAFETHDTKKKKVHFPSNSEDLVSTLAISPRKDCNRIGIPEVRAREVLPKELVMWKNPIPPNFMDHFIYHICRWNYDWLEVYKLDQQKREISGKGCSRPPPVVTSTNYPTLILYNSFDDYKEIFSNLMYLEIWESIYQDWMKYKHSNIWLPTQVDGVREAFVETGRNPLKFWTLNMFTLIAQDQSNKGLHPRQGSLISLRIQEGVKKMHIFGHVEFFQKKRKRMISRELEQACPYGEVCLMMVVRVAKEVIQKVRSGKIILISNVSYIRPSTRTWEGLCKLPCSPLCQAILQPSKDVFKCEYEYGQYLVDGMSLNDVQVQAVREVSSKCVSSYHMPKMSLIHGPPGTGKTRTITALIAQIVKLSSVRKLKFCRILVCAPSNAAVDELTLRLIKLREIGIALRVVRVGVKGSINHEIKNCTLDSFVEKQIKMELSSPKNVSAKQEWDRRSATVKEAADKLQEARKANVNKAILTQMEIRLNQLVRSKCDFERSFRSQPTAQERYELQQKWQHQILINAQVITTTLGGCLSGAMSDVFGKIPDSFTCCIIDEAGQCKETETWLPLLFKIHKLVLVGDHRQLPATVLSQLAQDKNLKQSLFERLYHRFMIELQLKEMIHTLNIQYRMHPEIAAWPSQHFYMDMLTTHPNIADQRSCDLKPYIVFDLKTSQEQRDEKNELYNPAEASLIRLIIEVLEPQVGNQKIGVITPYQRQKFHLEERLGRGKSETSSFSPSCVLTQLPTLDFSHSVRG
- the LOC123765001 gene encoding uncharacterized protein isoform X1, yielding MEFHLLRLGTNKRYILNPQQDRFLIGRNNSCDFIFTSPHISRQHCEIQRVPPNGTLIIKNLKGTNSTYVDDLHLQDVTRYAELRKGCKIGLGVPLSHVEDGIANNNYVFLQLCQSQPTEDSINVKQEQARALSSGDHAEPSGSDASFINKSSGLQTGSQKHGPVSHTIDHTIQQPGSSRQSIQGVPLSRANVGHPLASKYNFTSENPSNLGLQNTDTRPLPLVSLPQTTRSTSTVTHLPPCKPMRHLSMTQTQSRIQEPLSELHLQNNDHDSPQGLYVSNSLSSECKKGYPNQMAALPITYTTARSQSDIQSEDGIYEPQSEPRSAQGHQGMNKTHHEPREQIHHEQDNKNAFREVHKNSSPIFHQKDESTSSLCNPKAAVRSSFHTGSEFLVPNSKQIRIQTRLEQDSHQTKPSARIAPVQIQSSNNLLPISDLSHSSSNVLPLYQIPKDYRITPSLHNIPAASEDVLPRNQLPNDSRLHQTSQRLTDRVLSENIQEGNLPVESKVYSDKALALSIDNEDSNLGINIGSSDTKSGSLVEKSTPENRRNRQTHEPNVIVVDIDDIDDNDSSMSIDLTQSDTESLQTNRINNVDANISCDKDNELIKGLQTEEQINVADETRGNLAPVKKTDVLGKRKRNITEKSIEEMNKSVENPNKYLKKVHLSESSKLQSEREKSSNEQVMNTDSKANESKYSTVKPISLKETLRDWRYKSCSIAVERLPSALLNKASEGKVIISDENKSITLQSPVSEVNKTPSPDGINVPVKNSLLMLDDDDDDDLPDINMPLVSKKHTSHSPLLHSSESTESKMKINDHSRNAKVIKRRDSEGSFRTSKINAPGRRHERQSSHDSLQSTDAAADQALPQGRDIMDKVEPSSTSGEKSRLLDQACYNNISSAIRKTTDSVFNTSEASISRKKKCSKLDSSAERISTRKTSDTAFNISEASTAIKKNSNEYISPAERISTGQNCIDDASTSDVLINSGLPPNIKIKKEKIEELCLEKIKIKKEKVDNENSDIKVKIERDENSEHVLEKELEEDDVICIYSQVDETIWVSSDEEESTSQDISFGPMPSSPDLDIEDLFREDEEQKQNQVSTNLSKNDIPEEEVANDDLWFPVLSQSFFDDDIERKGSKSTSDMNFQESLPGPSGINTNKVNDNDDDDDDDDLSTSKWWPVLSQDFLHEINNDKVACASKDNQAPPDCSRNLNAIIEKLGNKNKRTAQLTDPKMPPPRTKSNNLRKRSRSQEYYGVKSHRDSSDYLFDRRSKDTRHERRNEEPVSKIKKSEEKFTRRRTMSTPPQRMKHRKSSHLRENLTTKFNLKPYKATMEHKPREKHHLVPKVKKEHQTAKDDDKRKAVNRKSHLVIDQPRAGENISIQKKNVQKECQPQEKPRTKVAAKVTRKTRSERLIDVDIFSSSIVPSHKNKKSSYKIPKNSEKDAIPKNSEKDATKITKSNVIAPEVGLVLTKSSKNMSSNILPPVKEPQNKVVLPDSDQENTTLLFQTDKENKIFNNNGEKPQGSTGILKLAFETHDTKKKKVHFPSNSEDLVSTLAISPRKDCNRIGIPEVRAREVLPKELVMWKNPIPPNFMDHFIYHICRWNYDWLEVYKLDQQKREISGKGCSRPPPVVTSTNYPTLILYNSFDDYKEIFSNLMYLEIWESIYQDWMKYKHSNIWLPTQVDGVREAFVETGRNPLKFWTLNMFTLIAQDQSNKGLHPRQGSLISLRIQEGVKKMHIFGHVEFFQKKRKRMISRELEQACPYGEVCLMMVVRVAKEVIQKVRSGKIILISNVSYIRPSTRTWEGLCKLPCSPLCQAILQPSKDVFKCEYEYGQYLVDGMSLNDVQVQAVREVSSKCVSSYHMPKMSLIHGPPGTGKTRTITALIAQIVKLSSVRKLKFCRILVCAPSNAAVDELTLRLIKLREIGIALRVVRVGVKGSINHEIKNCTLDSFVEKQIKMELSSPKNVSAKQEWDRRSATVKEAADKLQEARKANVNKAILTQMEIRLNQLVRSKCDFERSFRSQPTAQERYELQQKWQHQILINAQVITTTLGGCLSGAMSDVFGKIPDSFTCCIIDEAGQCKETETWLPLLFKIHKLVLVGDHRQLPATVLSQLAQDKNLKQSLFERLYHRFMIELQLKEMIHTLNIQYRMHPEIAAWPSQHFYMDMLTTHPNIADQRSCDLKPYIVFDLKTSQEQRDEKNELYNPAEASLIRLIIEVLEPQVGNQKIGVITPYQRQKFHLEERLGRYTGRLSLAINTVDAFQGQERDIVILSFVRANTAANIGFLSQRQRLNVALTRARKVCYIVASLSSLSKNKDWQSLIQNAESRGLVSVITEKEELDKNYIKSILQKQ
- the LOC123765001 gene encoding uncharacterized protein isoform X2, yielding MEFHLLRLGTNKRYILNPQQDRGTNSTYVDDLHLQDVTRYAELRKGCKIGLGVPLSHVEDGIANNNYVFLQLCQSQPTEDSINVKQEQARALSSGDHAEPSGSDASFINKSSGLQTGSQKHGPVSHTIDHTIQQPGSSRQSIQGVPLSRANVGHPLASKYNFTSENPSNLGLQNTDTRPLPLVSLPQTTRSTSTVTHLPPCKPMRHLSMTQTQSRIQEPLSELHLQNNDHDSPQGLYVSNSLSSECKKGYPNQMAALPITYTTARSQSDIQSEDGIYEPQSEPRSAQGHQGMNKTHHEPREQIHHEQDNKNAFREVHKNSSPIFHQKDESTSSLCNPKAAVRSSFHTGSEFLVPNSKQIRIQTRLEQDSHQTKPSARIAPVQIQSSNNLLPISDLSHSSSNVLPLYQIPKDYRITPSLHNIPAASEDVLPRNQLPNDSRLHQTSQRLTDRVLSENIQEGNLPVESKVYSDKALALSIDNEDSNLGINIGSSDTKSGSLVEKSTPENRRNRQTHEPNVIVVDIDDIDDNDSSMSIDLTQSDTESLQTNRINNVDANISCDKDNELIKGLQTEEQINVADETRGNLAPVKKTDVLGKRKRNITEKSIEEMNKSVENPNKYLKKVHLSESSKLQSEREKSSNEQVMNTDSKANESKYSTVKPISLKETLRDWRYKSCSIAVERLPSALLNKASEGKVIISDENKSITLQSPVSEVNKTPSPDGINVPVKNSLLMLDDDDDDDLPDINMPLVSKKHTSHSPLLHSSESTESKMKINDHSRNAKVIKRRDSEGSFRTSKINAPGRRHERQSSHDSLQSTDAAADQALPQGRDIMDKVEPSSTSGEKSRLLDQACYNNISSAIRKTTDSVFNTSEASISRKKKCSKLDSSAERISTRKTSDTAFNISEASTAIKKNSNEYISPAERISTGQNCIDDASTSDVLINSGLPPNIKIKKEKIEELCLEKIKIKKEKVDNENSDIKVKIERDENSEHVLEKELEEDDVICIYSQVDETIWVSSDEEESTSQDISFGPMPSSPDLDIEDLFREDEEQKQNQVSTNLSKNDIPEEEVANDDLWFPVLSQSFFDDDIERKGSKSTSDMNFQESLPGPSGINTNKVNDNDDDDDDDDLSTSKWWPVLSQDFLHEINNDKVACASKDNQAPPDCSRNLNAIIEKLGNKNKRTAQLTDPKMPPPRTKSNNLRKRSRSQEYYGVKSHRDSSDYLFDRRSKDTRHERRNEEPVSKIKKSEEKFTRRRTMSTPPQRMKHRKSSHLRENLTTKFNLKPYKATMEHKPREKHHLVPKVKKEHQTAKDDDKRKAVNRKSHLVIDQPRAGENISIQKKNVQKECQPQEKPRTKVAAKVTRKTRSERLIDVDIFSSSIVPSHKNKKSSYKIPKNSEKDAIPKNSEKDATKITKSNVIAPEVGLVLTKSSKNMSSNILPPVKEPQNKVVLPDSDQENTTLLFQTDKENKIFNNNGEKPQGSTGILKLAFETHDTKKKKVHFPSNSEDLVSTLAISPRKDCNRIGIPEVRAREVLPKELVMWKNPIPPNFMDHFIYHICRWNYDWLEVYKLDQQKREISGKGCSRPPPVVTSTNYPTLILYNSFDDYKEIFSNLMYLEIWESIYQDWMKYKHSNIWLPTQVDGVREAFVETGRNPLKFWTLNMFTLIAQDQSNKGLHPRQGSLISLRIQEGVKKMHIFGHVEFFQKKRKRMISRELEQACPYGEVCLMMVVRVAKEVIQKVRSGKIILISNVSYIRPSTRTWEGLCKLPCSPLCQAILQPSKDVFKCEYEYGQYLVDGMSLNDVQVQAVREVSSKCVSSYHMPKMSLIHGPPGTGKTRTITALIAQIVKLSSVRKLKFCRILVCAPSNAAVDELTLRLIKLREIGIALRVVRVGVKGSINHEIKNCTLDSFVEKQIKMELSSPKNVSAKQEWDRRSATVKEAADKLQEARKANVNKAILTQMEIRLNQLVRSKCDFERSFRSQPTAQERYELQQKWQHQILINAQVITTTLGGCLSGAMSDVFGKIPDSFTCCIIDEAGQCKETETWLPLLFKIHKLVLVGDHRQLPATVLSQLAQDKNLKQSLFERLYHRFMIELQLKEMIHTLNIQYRMHPEIAAWPSQHFYMDMLTTHPNIADQRSCDLKPYIVFDLKTSQEQRDEKNELYNPAEASLIRLIIEVLEPQVGNQKIGVITPYQRQKFHLEERLGRYTGRLSLAINTVDAFQGQERDIVILSFVRANTAANIGFLSQRQRLNVALTRARKVCYIVASLSSLSKNKDWQSLIQNAESRGLVSVITEKEELDKNYIKSILQKQ